A single window of Ovis aries strain OAR_USU_Benz2616 breed Rambouillet chromosome 24, ARS-UI_Ramb_v3.0, whole genome shotgun sequence DNA harbors:
- the PRSS27 gene encoding serine protease 27 isoform X1, with the protein MKQGGSHGRTAHITHFMEPRTSCSSTRDSCHRCLLPGGHSSQAETMRQVPAVALLLLLLRSGTQGGEALNACGRPRMLNRMVGGQNALEGEWPWQVSIQRNGSHFCGGSLITDRWVLTAAHCFSNTSETSLYQVLLGVLQLARPGPHAVYARVKRVESNPQYQGMASSADVALVELEAPVTFTNYILPVCVPDPSVVFESGMNCWVTGWGSPSEQDSLPKPRTLQKLAVPIIDTPKCNLLYSKDAESSFQPRTIKDDMLCAGFAEGKKDACKGDSGGPLVCLVGQVWLQAGVISWGEGCARRNRPGVYIRLTSHHDWIHRIIPELQFQRAGPGGAQKRDPRSWQPLSRNSARCLAARAVLVLAALLALL; encoded by the exons atgaaacagggAGGCTCTCATGGGCGGACGGCA CATATAACCCACTTCATGGAGCCCCGAACGTCGTGCTCGAGCACTCGCGACTCCTGCCACCGCTGTCTCCTGCCCGGCGGGCACTCCAGCCAGGCCGAGACCATGAGGCAGGTGCCAGCCGTGGCTCTGCTCCTGCTGTTGCTGCGGTCCG gaACTCAGGGGGGCGAGGCACTAAATG CCTGCGGGCGCCCGCGGATGCTGAATCGGATGGTGGGCGGGCAGAACGCCTTGGAGGGAGAGTGGCCTTGGCAGGTCAGCATTCAGCGAAACGGAAGCCACTTCTGCGGGGGCAGCCTCATCACGGACCGGTGGGTCCTCACCGCCGCGCACTGCTTCTCCAA CACCTCTGAAACATCCCTGTACCAGGTTCTGCTGGGGGTGCTGCAGCTGGCGAGGCCAGGGCCACATGCCGTGTATGCCCGGGTGAAGCGGGTCGAGAGCAACCCCCAGTACCAAGGCATGGCCTCTAGCGCCGACGTGGCCCTGGTGGAGCTGGAGGCACCTGTGACCTTCACCAACTACATCCTCCCCGTGTGTGTGCCTGACCCCTCAGTCGTCTTTGAGTCGGGCATGAACTGCTGGGTCACCGGCTGGGGCAGCCCCAGTGAGCAAG ACAGCCTGCCCAAACCCCGGACCCTGCAGAAGCTCGCCGTGCCCATCATCGACACGCCCAAGTGCAACCTGCTCTATAGCAAGGATGCGGAGTCCAGCTTCCAGCCCAGAACCATCAAGGACGACATGTTGTGCGCAGGCTTCGCGGAGGGCAAGAAGGACGCCTGCAAG GGAGACTCCGGGGGCCCCCTGGTGTGCCTTGTGGGCCAGGTGTGGCTGCAGGCCGGGGTGATCAGCTGGGGCGAGGGCTGCGCCCGCCGCAACCGCCCAGGTGTCTACATCCGGCTCACCTCCCACCATGACTGGATTCACCGGATCATCCCAGAGCTGCAGTTCCAGCGGGCAGGGCCGGGCGGTGCCCAGAAGCGGGACCCTCGGAGCTGGCAGCCCCTCAGTCGGAACTCCGCACGCTGCCTGGCTGCCCGAGCCGTCCTGGTCCTCGCAGCCCTGCTCGCTTTGCTCTGA
- the PRSS27 gene encoding serine protease 27 isoform X2 has translation MEPRTSCSSTRDSCHRCLLPGGHSSQAETMRQVPAVALLLLLLRSGESYRSQESPTGPTGTQGGEALNACGRPRMLNRMVGGQNALEGEWPWQVSIQRNGSHFCGGSLITDRWVLTAAHCFSNTSETSLYQVLLGVLQLARPGPHAVYARVKRVESNPQYQGMASSADVALVELEAPVTFTNYILPVCVPDPSVVFESGMNCWVTGWGSPSEQDSLPKPRTLQKLAVPIIDTPKCNLLYSKDAESSFQPRTIKDDMLCAGFAEGKKDACKGDSGGPLVCLVGQVWLQAGVISWGEGCARRNRPGVYIRLTSHHDWIHRIIPELQFQRAGPGGAQKRDPRSWQPLSRNSARCLAARAVLVLAALLALL, from the exons ATGGAGCCCCGAACGTCGTGCTCGAGCACTCGCGACTCCTGCCACCGCTGTCTCCTGCCCGGCGGGCACTCCAGCCAGGCCGAGACCATGAGGCAGGTGCCAGCCGTGGCTCTGCTCCTGCTGTTGCTGCGGTCCGGTGAGTCCTACAGATCGCAGGAGAGTCCTACAGGTCCTACAG gaACTCAGGGGGGCGAGGCACTAAATG CCTGCGGGCGCCCGCGGATGCTGAATCGGATGGTGGGCGGGCAGAACGCCTTGGAGGGAGAGTGGCCTTGGCAGGTCAGCATTCAGCGAAACGGAAGCCACTTCTGCGGGGGCAGCCTCATCACGGACCGGTGGGTCCTCACCGCCGCGCACTGCTTCTCCAA CACCTCTGAAACATCCCTGTACCAGGTTCTGCTGGGGGTGCTGCAGCTGGCGAGGCCAGGGCCACATGCCGTGTATGCCCGGGTGAAGCGGGTCGAGAGCAACCCCCAGTACCAAGGCATGGCCTCTAGCGCCGACGTGGCCCTGGTGGAGCTGGAGGCACCTGTGACCTTCACCAACTACATCCTCCCCGTGTGTGTGCCTGACCCCTCAGTCGTCTTTGAGTCGGGCATGAACTGCTGGGTCACCGGCTGGGGCAGCCCCAGTGAGCAAG ACAGCCTGCCCAAACCCCGGACCCTGCAGAAGCTCGCCGTGCCCATCATCGACACGCCCAAGTGCAACCTGCTCTATAGCAAGGATGCGGAGTCCAGCTTCCAGCCCAGAACCATCAAGGACGACATGTTGTGCGCAGGCTTCGCGGAGGGCAAGAAGGACGCCTGCAAG GGAGACTCCGGGGGCCCCCTGGTGTGCCTTGTGGGCCAGGTGTGGCTGCAGGCCGGGGTGATCAGCTGGGGCGAGGGCTGCGCCCGCCGCAACCGCCCAGGTGTCTACATCCGGCTCACCTCCCACCATGACTGGATTCACCGGATCATCCCAGAGCTGCAGTTCCAGCGGGCAGGGCCGGGCGGTGCCCAGAAGCGGGACCCTCGGAGCTGGCAGCCCCTCAGTCGGAACTCCGCACGCTGCCTGGCTGCCCGAGCCGTCCTGGTCCTCGCAGCCCTGCTCGCTTTGCTCTGA
- the PRSS27 gene encoding serine protease 27 isoform X3: protein MLNRMVGGQNALEGEWPWQVSIQRNGSHFCGGSLITDRWVLTAAHCFSNTSETSLYQVLLGVLQLARPGPHAVYARVKRVESNPQYQGMASSADVALVELEAPVTFTNYILPVCVPDPSVVFESGMNCWVTGWGSPSEQDSLPKPRTLQKLAVPIIDTPKCNLLYSKDAESSFQPRTIKDDMLCAGFAEGKKDACKGDSGGPLVCLVGQVWLQAGVISWGEGCARRNRPGVYIRLTSHHDWIHRIIPELQFQRAGPGGAQKRDPRSWQPLSRNSARCLAARAVLVLAALLALL, encoded by the exons ATGCTGAATCGGATGGTGGGCGGGCAGAACGCCTTGGAGGGAGAGTGGCCTTGGCAGGTCAGCATTCAGCGAAACGGAAGCCACTTCTGCGGGGGCAGCCTCATCACGGACCGGTGGGTCCTCACCGCCGCGCACTGCTTCTCCAA CACCTCTGAAACATCCCTGTACCAGGTTCTGCTGGGGGTGCTGCAGCTGGCGAGGCCAGGGCCACATGCCGTGTATGCCCGGGTGAAGCGGGTCGAGAGCAACCCCCAGTACCAAGGCATGGCCTCTAGCGCCGACGTGGCCCTGGTGGAGCTGGAGGCACCTGTGACCTTCACCAACTACATCCTCCCCGTGTGTGTGCCTGACCCCTCAGTCGTCTTTGAGTCGGGCATGAACTGCTGGGTCACCGGCTGGGGCAGCCCCAGTGAGCAAG ACAGCCTGCCCAAACCCCGGACCCTGCAGAAGCTCGCCGTGCCCATCATCGACACGCCCAAGTGCAACCTGCTCTATAGCAAGGATGCGGAGTCCAGCTTCCAGCCCAGAACCATCAAGGACGACATGTTGTGCGCAGGCTTCGCGGAGGGCAAGAAGGACGCCTGCAAG GGAGACTCCGGGGGCCCCCTGGTGTGCCTTGTGGGCCAGGTGTGGCTGCAGGCCGGGGTGATCAGCTGGGGCGAGGGCTGCGCCCGCCGCAACCGCCCAGGTGTCTACATCCGGCTCACCTCCCACCATGACTGGATTCACCGGATCATCCCAGAGCTGCAGTTCCAGCGGGCAGGGCCGGGCGGTGCCCAGAAGCGGGACCCTCGGAGCTGGCAGCCCCTCAGTCGGAACTCCGCACGCTGCCTGGCTGCCCGAGCCGTCCTGGTCCTCGCAGCCCTGCTCGCTTTGCTCTGA